Proteins found in one Abyssisolibacter fermentans genomic segment:
- a CDS encoding sensor histidine kinase has protein sequence MINILGNLANRVGIIVILAFAFSRVKLFRQLISKKNISYKDKFILSIFFGLFGIIGTYTGIPTEGALVNSRVIGVFVGGLLGGPFVGMISGIIAGVHRWAIDIGGFTALSCAISTIIEGILAGLISKRFYKKENKGLYALLMGGLAEIIQMIIILLIARPFSAALLLVRIISIPMIVANGIGISIFIIIIENIFSEEERRAAFQAQRALKIANKTLKYLRKGFNEETATKTAQIIHNMTSVEAVSITNRNKILAHVGIGEDHHRPGNNIKTQLTREVINNGNYRLAHYSSDISCNYKGCKLKSAVIVPLKGENKTIGTLKLYKTTENSITKVDLELALGLASLFSTQIELSKIEIQSKLLAKSELKALQAQINPHFLFNAINTIVSFTRTKPDKARELLIHLGSYFRKNLQQINDIVDISKEIEHIKSYLEIEKARYGDKLKVNFYIDENVECILPPLILQPIVENAIKHGIMGKLDGGTIDIRIIDIVNETKLIVEDDGVGMSEETLSNIFIENPEKESIGLVNINNRLKNKYGDEYALNIDSEIGVGTKVTMKIPKENEEV, from the coding sequence AATTATTTAGACAGTTAATTTCTAAAAAGAATATTAGCTATAAAGATAAATTTATTCTTTCAATATTTTTTGGATTGTTTGGCATAATCGGGACATATACTGGTATACCGACAGAAGGAGCGTTAGTAAATTCCAGAGTGATTGGTGTATTTGTTGGTGGGTTATTGGGAGGTCCTTTTGTAGGAATGATATCAGGTATAATAGCAGGTGTGCATAGATGGGCAATAGATATTGGAGGGTTTACAGCACTTAGCTGTGCGATTTCTACTATAATAGAAGGAATTTTAGCAGGATTAATTAGCAAGAGATTTTACAAAAAAGAAAATAAAGGATTATATGCACTACTTATGGGAGGATTAGCTGAGATTATTCAGATGATAATAATACTATTGATAGCAAGGCCTTTTTCAGCAGCACTTTTACTTGTACGAATAATATCAATTCCTATGATTGTTGCAAATGGAATTGGAATATCTATATTTATCATTATTATTGAAAATATATTTAGTGAGGAAGAAAGACGAGCAGCTTTTCAAGCTCAAAGGGCATTGAAAATTGCAAATAAGACCTTGAAATATTTGAGAAAAGGATTTAATGAAGAAACTGCTACTAAAACAGCACAGATAATTCACAACATGACATCTGTTGAAGCGGTGTCAATTACTAATAGAAATAAAATATTAGCACATGTAGGTATAGGAGAGGATCACCATAGACCGGGAAATAATATAAAAACACAGCTAACTAGGGAAGTAATTAATAATGGGAATTATAGACTAGCTCATTATAGTAGTGATATAAGCTGTAATTACAAAGGATGTAAACTAAAATCAGCAGTTATCGTACCTCTTAAAGGTGAAAATAAGACAATCGGAACATTAAAGCTCTACAAGACTACTGAAAATTCTATTACAAAGGTTGATTTAGAATTAGCTTTAGGATTAGCTTCATTGTTTTCTACTCAAATAGAACTTAGCAAGATCGAAATTCAATCTAAATTACTAGCAAAATCTGAACTGAAAGCATTACAAGCTCAAATAAATCCTCATTTTTTATTTAATGCTATAAATACTATAGTTTCATTTACAAGAACTAAACCCGACAAAGCGAGAGAGCTTTTGATACATTTAGGATCATATTTCAGAAAAAATTTACAACAAATAAATGATATTGTTGATATTTCAAAGGAGATAGAACATATAAAGTCTTATTTAGAGATAGAGAAGGCAAGATATGGAGATAAACTAAAGGTTAATTTTTATATAGATGAGAATGTAGAGTGTATTTTACCACCTCTAATATTACAACCTATTGTAGAAAATGCAATTAAGCATGGGATAATGGGAAAATTAGATGGAGGAACTATAGATATAAGGATTATAGATATTGTAAATGAAACCAAATTGATAGTTGAGGATGATGGGGTGGGAATGAGTGAGGAAACTTTAAGTAATATATTTATTGAAAATCCAGAAAAAGAATCTATAGGCTTAGTAAATATAAATAATAGACTCAAAAATAAATATGGCGATGAATATGCTCTTAATATCGATAGTGAAATAGGTGTAGGTACTAAGGTGACTATGAAGATACCTAAAGAAAACGAGGAGGTGTAA